From a region of the Natranaerovirga pectinivora genome:
- a CDS encoding class II fumarate hydratase → MMNANNQYRIETDTLGSVMVPSSAYYGAQTQRALDNFPISGLRLPRSFIRAQGIIKAAAATINVELGTLSPELGKAIIQASEEVIDGKWDQDFVVDVYQAGAGTSQNMNANEIIAHRASEILGGSTQVHANDDVNMSQSTNDTFPSALNIAAVETLNQKFLPALSQLHQELQKKADQFMPVLKSGRTHLHDGIPIRLGQEFSGYAGTIKSIYDELMANVDALYQLGLGGNAIGTSIDLQPGYIPKIIEEVSKRTSLPFRQPNNMFTFMQNMNEPMRCMLTLKELAIHLIKITSDLRLLSSGPRTGLAEISLPPVQPGSTIMPGKINPAILEMTHMVCCQIIGYETAIATAVTAGQLEINVMMPMIAYTFLHALEIFTNAIEILTKKCISGIEANEEKCRRWMEESLALVTGLSPKIGYDMASQIGMEAEEQSKTLKQILQDKGMLTAEISQGIDPNRMV, encoded by the coding sequence ATTTTCCTATAAGTGGACTACGATTACCCCGTTCATTTATTAGAGCTCAAGGCATTATAAAGGCTGCTGCAGCAACCATTAATGTTGAATTAGGGACTCTGTCACCAGAACTGGGAAAAGCAATTATACAAGCATCAGAAGAAGTCATTGATGGGAAATGGGATCAGGATTTTGTTGTGGATGTGTATCAAGCTGGGGCAGGGACATCACAGAATATGAATGCCAATGAAATCATAGCCCATCGTGCCTCTGAGATATTAGGAGGCAGTACACAAGTCCATGCCAATGATGATGTAAATATGTCTCAGTCAACTAATGATACTTTTCCTTCAGCCTTAAATATTGCTGCAGTAGAAACATTAAATCAAAAGTTTTTACCAGCCCTCTCACAATTGCACCAAGAGCTTCAAAAAAAAGCGGATCAATTTATGCCAGTATTAAAATCTGGGCGAACACATTTGCACGATGGGATTCCAATTCGATTAGGACAAGAATTCTCAGGATATGCAGGAACTATTAAATCCATCTATGATGAACTGATGGCAAATGTAGACGCATTGTACCAACTTGGTCTAGGGGGTAATGCAATTGGTACATCTATAGATCTACAACCGGGCTATATCCCTAAGATTATTGAAGAAGTGAGTAAGAGAACAAGTCTGCCATTTCGTCAACCTAACAATATGTTTACCTTTATGCAAAATATGAATGAACCTATGCGTTGTATGTTAACCCTTAAAGAATTGGCGATCCATTTAATTAAAATAACAAGCGATTTACGTTTGCTCAGTTCTGGACCTAGAACTGGATTAGCAGAAATTTCCCTGCCACCTGTGCAACCTGGTTCAACCATTATGCCAGGAAAAATAAATCCTGCTATATTAGAAATGACGCATATGGTATGTTGCCAAATCATTGGCTACGAAACAGCCATAGCTACAGCGGTAACAGCAGGCCAACTAGAGATTAATGTTATGATGCCTATGATTGCCTATACATTTCTTCACGCTCTTGAAATATTTACAAATGCAATAGAAATACTCACTAAAAAATGTATCAGTGGCATTGAGGCAAATGAAGAAAAGTGTAGAAGATGGATGGAGGAGAGTCTTGCTCTAGTAACTGGCTTAAGTCCTAAAATAGGTTATGATATGGCATCTCAGATAGGTATGGAAGCAGAGGAACAAAGTAAAACATTAAAACAAATCCTACAAGATAAAGGCATGTTAACAGCAGAGATTAGTCAAGGAATAGACCCTAATAGGATGGTTTAG